In a single window of the Anabas testudineus chromosome 17, fAnaTes1.2, whole genome shotgun sequence genome:
- the LOC113171518 gene encoding oxygen-regulated protein 1: MSNTPVLEPPAQRLSSGSVQTLPSRPLQPSSDPSASKRVCFYKSGDSKFSGHRMVINARTFKTFDALLDALSKKVPLPFGVRTITTPRGSHLVKNLDDLQDGGCYVCSDQKRVKPLNLDEVNRRQVPWNTTRPLSAGRRRRHRGLQFSRRNDVDNRPPRVTEKVAVRTPKRLVVIKNKDPTFKRTIVLQRRIAPTFDALLDYLSQILQFPVLKLYSTDGRRVEGLAALILCSGVIVAAGNEPFRLGNYSFQRTGQMAQVMYMETVEPSMLQPRAQNDKSFSSGRGSRNFSLSSERYIVNQINKSRNGSMGSHVHQHNGSFETEVHPRHTSVESCETGRVETEHHTCIVPQDDDIEKSFRVNQDGSMTVEMKVRLTIKEEEMLHWTTTLSRSSLREVTACASISESGNSSPNSNNAIAKDSSSVSEDENKEQNRSPGDRKGVGFNDERVCESFTSTALGKGKKSFKRTSTPGPRYVKKKASIESVKMVTESGVHENTLGHYSYMERTAIGESAEGYCVIRHNSSSNRPIPKPRKTASAETSKKDSHSSIRSSGVADVLQIQNNGMEVTETVMHIYESQGCYDNYFANEEYSTDGAPLPDTKPSTASELHSSSNDIDFSWQPPTADSLQRQKEEMLSLSSEPISSMHKLMNDLSSVTETEAHTATNSQTEETVKKDKTPKSEKDKKMVKPARNQKSSTSSSDQKQKKNTSPSKNSKHSSTDKHSSNASVGKKSQSSSESAKNGQRSKGAEMKPEKPQSKKSIIDEKTPRKDSALIVNTENVKRTPPKRQSMNKAAARDNSHNVDTPSGRTQMKKNMSDILKSKKSLLPVKKTLSKPKSMTENRVPSPKQTLALNESVSMPSLNPTPSEIYQYVENWLEKVSPDQVPSTEDTIPDELEPQTKVVFQIGGDSEIDENNESQTDLEKPCSQPTDAVKKSPSCLSVPLFHEGPAESLLHSEQKSKGLCVSMPSVRIDPVPQENRLRAHKSAEDISPADNESSSSNILSPRGKIKPVLRQLCSSIQCIRRVSDTNITSSLEKSNSLPDFSTQVALVFGSSCKAFLSFLSVMTLRDSLTGSAPGDVHQSRSTSEAMLMMESLQKISAIEDEDEQKASLTDLQSRASSRFRERWKDFQILRERLESEPLSPRVSETEFALDVVSESGDVFEDQHLGINELMDELNMPEDLRAEISSTIQHARTFYPVEESTLVETERNQSDSDEEVEQFVEECNNERKQSPELDSTCIADGITDKNQDSDDRETDDLNKMQSMYFEQAKTMCESEQAEVDVNDSEVSQTETDEPLNHSEPETEDKEDQAVEDGGEKEDPKDTNNFEREELVNVGNESEEETMKKEAEWESGEESAEKVEEGTEEETTVGGEEVQWENVEGEETEVEDTEEGIVDLEDQETRHSDSAEETDEREIAEETEEEEREGGKEETQVTEEETDEVVEETDEEQEVGSIKQQEEEESGVEGEDAQVAENEAEVEEVIEEADEGEEAESSEEEEEKEEEAEARTENEAEEEVEEVIEETEEEEQNRIDEVGVKEEEVEVVSEGDVEEGEVAAEETDEEKEVVNITEKEDKEEGEEEMDVITEGRNAEEEETEVVSEENNDKEEEERGQEEEEDDAEGDSKAEDENMEEERAGMITEEEGEEGETGSGSEEERKCDEFQESGNVLENPKDSLEEESAGEKEEMETEVNMKTGQKLEEDEDNGLNEGLQVVEKQESKDEEEEVAVKEDVDSFIDAEDHQNVLDTMSYLQQQYSSCEEANVGQNCESPSKCSSDVQCEDDKGNGTDSVNELETDEWGERLSSQPHPVEISQELLDFVNSALQSSSLTFTYDSRGNIRIEPDNACVVQSKQIVIPKSSKDSLYGLNCLPSPSTSDLSDYRPETSESGGYKTQESVDIVTDSGEEASEKPFPVYRPKTEIPDRRTNVIRPKSKLSVASKSEVLESSRLKSAETSYDSGSKASKEDLSYFSAASSLKADAEAAPEAAQCISEKNSTDGVLIDQGRWLLKENHLIRKSPPISLGMYGNLDSTSIDTGQENASEESPSHSKTQHSPLAAISSSELEEMAKPLTPKCTYYNMPHGSDSDPFLDEISVKSGKKDSSSFRGRGSRVSPTIDTSKTWPNKNGSLSSFASVEFKMPDRKVHPEGESSSVTQTRRTSSGASSELQAQDSLDTLHVRCSQFCPIL; encoded by the exons ATGAGCAACACACCTGTACTGGAGCCACCTGCTCAGAGGCTGTCCTCTGGCAGTGTGCAGACGTTACCCTCTCGACCCTTACAGCCCAGTTCTGATCCCTCAGCTTCTAAAAGAGTATGTTTCTACAAAAGCGGTGACTCTAAATTCAGCGGGCATCGCATGGTCATTAATGCCCGCACCTTCAAGACATTTGATGCTCTACTGGATGCTCTGTCTAAGAAAGTGCCTCTGCCGTTTGGAGTGAGGACCATCACTACACCTCGTGGGTCCCACCTTGTTAAGAATTTAGATGACTTGCAAGATGGGGGATGTTATGTGTGCTCTGATCAAAAACGGGTGAAGCCGTTAAACCTGGATGAAGTGAACCGGCGACAAGTACCGTGGAATACTACTAGACCTCTCAGCGCAGGAAGGCGACGGAGGCATCGGGGACTCCAGTTTAGTAGAAGGAATGATGTCGACAATAGGCCACCGAGAGTCACTGAAAAGGTGGCAGTGAGGACACCAAAGAGGCTTGTGGTTATCAAAAACAAGGATCCCACCTTTAAACGCACCATTGTGTTGCAGAGAAGAATAGCACCAACATTTGATGCTTTGCTGGATTACCTTTCCCAAATATTGCAGTTCCCTGTGCTGAAACTCTACTCTACAGATGGCAGAAGA GTTGAAGGTCTTGCTGCTCTTATCCTGTGCTCTGGAGTCATTGTGGCAGCGGGCAACGAGCCATTCAGATTAGGCAACTACAGTTTTCAACGAACGGGCCAGATGGCGCAGGTCATGTACATGGAAACTGTGGAGCCATCGATGTTGCAGCCCAGAGCTC AGAACGACAAGTCCTTCTCAAGTGGAAGAGGCTCAAGGAACTTCTCTTTATCATCCGAGCGATATATTGTCAACCAGATAAACAAGTCTCGAAATGGAAGCATGGGCAGCCACGTACATCAGCACAATGGATCATTCGAAACCGAGGTCCACCCACGTCACACATCAGTGGAGTCATGTGAAACTGGGAGGGTAGAAACTGAGCACCATACTTGCATTGTACCTCAGGATGATGACATTGAAAAGTCTTTTCGTGTGAATCAAGATGGCAGCATGACTGTGGAAATGAAAGTGCGTCTGACTATTAAAGAGGAGGAGATGCTCCACTGGACTACCACACTCAGCCGTTCCAGCCTTAGAGAGGTGACAGCTTGTGCCTCAATTTCCGAGTCCGGCAACAGCTCACCTAACTCGAACAACGCTATTGCCAAAGATTCCTCTAGCGTCAGCGAGGATGAAAATAAAGAGCAGAACCGTTCTCCTGGAGATAGAAAGGGCGTCGGCTTTAACGATGAGCGAGTATGTGAAAGCTTCACTTCCACTGCCttgggaaaaggaaaaaaaagttttaaacgTACGTCTACACCAGGTCCACGATATGTTAAGAAAAAGGCATCTATTGAGAGTGTGAAGATGGTGACTGAGTCAGGGGTTCATGAGAATACGCTGGGACATTATTCCTATATGGAGAGGACGGCTATTGGTGAATCCGCTGAGGGATACTGTGTCATcagacacaacagcagcagcaaccgGCCAATCCCAAAACCTCGGAAAACGGCGTCTGCAGAAACAAGCAAGAAAGACTCCCACTCCTCCATCAGGTCGTCAGGAGTAGCTGATGTCCTTCAGATACAGAATAATGGGATGGAGGTTACAGAGACTGTGATGCATATTTATGAGAGTCAAGGCTGTTACGACAACTATTTTGCGAATGAGGAATATAGTACAGATGGTGCACCTTTGCCAGATACCAAGCCATCCACTGCATCAGAACTACATTCATCCAGCAATGATATTGATTTTAGCTGGCAGCCACCCACTGCTGACTcactacaaagacaaaaagaggagATGTTATCATTGTCATCAGAGCCCATATCTTCAATGCATAAGTTGATGAACGATCTGTCTTCAGTGACTGAGACTGAGGCTCACACAGCGACAAACTCCCAAACTGAGGAGACGGTAAAAAAGGACAAAACCCCTAAAAGTGAAAAGGATAAAAAGATGGTTAAACCTGCTAGGAATCAGAAGAGTTCAACAAGCAGTTcagatcaaaaacaaaagaaaaacacaagtccTTCAAAAAATAGCAAACATTCATCTACTGACAAGCATAGCAGCAATGCcagtgtggggaaaaaaagccAGAGTTCATCCGAAAGTGCTAAAAATGGCCAAAGAAGTAAAGGAGCAGAGATGAAACCAGAAAAGCCTCAATCTAAGAAATCAATTATAGACGAAAAGACGCCCAGGAAGGACTCAGCCTTAATAGTtaacactgaaaatgtaaaaaggacCCCACCTAAGAGACAAAGCATGAATAAAGCAGCTGCTAGAGACAACAGTCACAATGTAGACACGCCGAGTGGAAGAactcaaatgaaaaagaacatgTCAGACATTTTGAAATCTAAAAAGTCACTTTTGCCTGTCAAAAAGACACTTAGCAAACCTAAATCCATGACTGAAAACAGAGTACCATCGCCTAAACAAACTCTAGCGTTAAATGAAAGTGTGTCTATGCCTTCTCTGAATCCCACACCTTCAGAAATCTACCAGTATGTTGAGAACTGGTTGGAGAAAGTCAGCCCAGACCAGGTGCCATCTACAGAGGACACCATCCCAGATGAATTAGAACCTCAGACAAAGGTTGTGTTTCAGATTGGTGGAGATTCTGAAATagatgaaaacaatgaaagtcAGACTGATCTGGAGAAACCTTGTTCACAGCCGACTGATGCTGTAAAGAAATCACCCTCTTGTTTATCTGTACCTCTTTTCCATGAAGGACCAGCAGAGTCTTTGCTGCACAGTGAGCAGAAATCAAAAGGTCTATGCGTGTCAATGCCAAGTGTCCGAATCGATCCTGTACCTCAGGAGAATAGACTGAGGGCACATAAGTCTGCAGAGGATATAAGTCCGGCCGACAATGAATCATCTTCATCCAACATTTTGAGCCCCAGAGGAAAGATAAAACCTGTCCTGCGGCAGCTTTGTTCGTCAATTCAGTGCATCAGACGGGTGTCTGACACCAACATTACATCCAGTCTTGAGAAATCTAACAGCCTTCCTGATTTCTCAACACAAGTAGCTTTAGTGTTTGGCTCATCGTGTAAAGCTTTCCTCTCATTCTTGTCAGTGATGACTCTGAGAGATAGCCTAACAGGCTCTGCGCCAGGGGACGTTCACCAGTCGAGAAGTACCTCAGAGGCCATGCTAATGATGGAATCCCTACAGAAAATCTCTGCCATCGAGGATGAGGATGAGCAGAAGGCAAGCCTGACAGATCTGCAGAGCAGAGCTTCTTCTCGTTTCAGAGAGCGATGGAAGGATTTCCAGATTTTGAGGGAAAGGCTTGAAAGTGAACCCCTTTCTCCCAGAGTTTCAGAAACTGAATTTGCCCTGGATGTAGTCTCTGAAAGCGGTGACGTTTTTGAGGATCAGCATTTGGGTATTAATGAGCTGATGGATGAGCTGAATATGCCAGAAGACCTCAGAGCAGAGATTTCTTCAACTATCCAGCATGCTAGAACTTTTTATCCTGTGGAGGAGAGCACATTGgtagaaactgaaagaaatcagTCGGACTCAGATGAAGAAGTGGAGCAATTTGTTGAAGAATGCAACAATGAAAGGAAACAATCACCAGAGCTTGATAGTACCTGCATAGCTGATGGCATTACTGATAAAAACCAGGATAGTGATGATAGAGAAACAGATGacttaaataaaatgcaatctATGTATTTTGAACAGGCAAAGACAATGTGTGAGTCAGAGCAAGCAGAAGTTGATGTGAACGATTCAGAAGtatcacagacagaaacagatgagcCTTTAAACCACAGTGAACCTGAGACAGAAGACAAGGAAGACCAGGCAGTGGAGGACGGGGGTGAGAAGGAAGATCCgaaagacacaaacaatttTGAGAGGGAAGAACTTGTAAATGTAGGAAATgaaagtgaagaagaaacaatGAAGAAAGAGGCTGAATGGGAAAGTGGTGAGGAATCTGCTGAGAAAGTAGAGGAagggacagaggaagagacGACAGTGGGTGGGGAGGAGGTGCAGTGGGAGAACGTAGAGGGAGAAGAAACAGAGGTCgaggacacagaggagggaATAGTGGATTTAGAAGATCAAGAAAcaagacacagtgacagtgctGAAGAGACAGATGAGAGGGAGATtgctgaagagacagaagaggaagagagggaaggtggaaaagaggaaacacaagtgactgaagaggagacagatgaGGTTGTTgaggagacagatgaagaaCAGGAAGTAGGAAGCATCAAacagcaggaggaagaagagagtgGGGTGGAGGGAGAAGATGCACAGGTGGCTGAGAATGAGGCAGAAGTGGAAGAGGTTATTGAGGAGGCAgatgaaggagaggaggcagaaagtagtgaagaggaggaggagaaggaggaagaagcagaggCACGTACTGAGAATGAGGCAGaggaagaagtggaggaggttattgaggaaacagaagaggaggaacaaaACAGAATTGATGAGGTGGGggtcaaagaagaagaagtagaagtgGTTAGTGAGGGAGATGTAGAAGAGGGAGAGGTGGCGGCTGAGGAAacagatgaggagaaagaagtAGTGAACATAACTGAAAAGGAAGataaggaggagggagaagaagaaatggatGTGATTACTGAGGGAAGgaatgcagaggaagaggaaacagaggtgGTTAGTGaggaaaacaatgacaaagaggaggaagagagaggacaggaggaagaagaggacgaTGCAGAAGGAGACAGTAAAGCTGAGGATGAAAATAtggaagaggagagagcaggaaTGATCacagaagaggagggggaagaaGGCGAAACTGGCAGCGGTTCAGAGGAGGAACGCAAGTGCGATGAATTTCAGGAGAGCGGGAACGTGCTTGAGAATCCAAAAGATAGTCTGGAGGAAGAATCggcaggagagaaagaagagatggagactgaagtaaatatgaaaacaggCCAAAAGCTAGAGGAGGATGAAGACAATGGGCTCAATGAGGGATTACAGGTAGTGGAAAAACAGGAGTcaaaagatgaggaggaagaagtagCCGTTAAAGAAGATGTAGACAGTTTCATTGATGCTGAAGATCATCAAAACGTACTAGATACAATGTCTTATTTGCAGCAACAGTATAGTAGCTGTGAAGAAGCAAATGTGGGACAAAACTGTGAATCTCCATCCAAATGCTCCTCTGATGTTCAGTGTGAGGATGATAAAGGTAACGGCACAGATTCCGTTAATGAACTTGAAACAGATGAATGGGGAGAAAGATTAAGCAGCCAACCACATCCAGTGGAAATATCACAGGAGCTGCTTGACTTTGTTAACTCTGCGCTACAGTCCTCTTCACTTACATTCACATACGACTCTCGAGGAAACATTCGGATTGAGCCAGATAATGCTTGTGTGGTACAAAGTAAGCAGATTGTTATTCCAAAGAGTAGTAAAGATAGTTTGTATGGTTTAAATTGTCTCCCAAGTCCAAGCACCTCAGATTTATCTGATTACAGGCCAGAAACATCAGAGAGTGGTGGATATAAAACTCAGGAGTCTGTGGATATTGTtacagacagtggagaagaGGCCTCAGAGAAACCTTTTCCAGTCTACAGGCCAAAGACAGAAATCCCCGATAGGAGAACAAATGTGATACGGCCAAAATCCAAACTGTCTGTTGCAAGTAAGTCAGAAGTCTTGGAAAGTTCCAGGTTAAAAAGTGCAGAGACTTCCTATGATTCTGGCTCCAAGGCCTCAAAAGAGGATCTGTCTTATTTCAGTGCGGCAAGCTCATTGAAGGCAGATGCTGAGGCTGCGCCTGAGGCCGCGCAGTGCATTTCAGAAAAGAACTCAACTGATGGGGTTTTGATTGACCAAGGACGATGGCTGCTCAAGGAAAACCACCTCATAAGAAAATCCCCTCCCATCTCCCTGGGAATGTATGGAAATCTGGATAGCACCTCCATCGACACCGGCCAGGAGAACGCCAGCGAGGAATCCCCGTCTCATTCTAAAACTCAACACAGCCCCCTTGCAGCCATATCTTCGTCAGAGCTTGAGGAGATGGCGAAGCCTCTGACTCCAAAGTGCACCTACTACAACATGCCACATGGAAGCGATTCGGACCCATTTCTGGACGAGATCAGCGTCAAAAGTGGTAAAAAAGATTCAAGCAGCTTTAGAGGGAGAGGCTCCAGGGTCTCGCCCACAATTGATACTTCAAAAACGTGGCCAAATAAAAACGGTAGTCTGTCTTCATTTGCATCAGTTGAGTTTAAAATGCCAGACAGGAAAGTGCATCCTGAGGGAGAATCCTCATCGGTGACACAGACGAGAAGGACATCTAGTGGAGCAAGCAGTGAACTGCAAGCACAAGACTCTCTGGACACACTGCATGTGAGATGTAGTCAATTCTGCCCCATCCTATGA
- the tcea1 gene encoding transcription elongation factor A protein 1 isoform X2, with protein MGKKEEEEIIRIAKKMDKMAQKKNGAGALDLLKELRSVPMTLELLQSTRIGMSVNAIRKQSTDEEVTSLAKSLIKSWKKLLDEPGGGDKSSDEKRKEQTTPVSPSQGSPEPKEESSSSNSSSKSEPTEVAPNTLINTFPRAPSTSDSIRLKCREMLANALQTGDDYIAIGADCDELGAQIEECIFQEFKNTDMKYKNRVRSRISNLKDMKNPNLRRTVLCGSVTPERMAKMTAEEMASDELKEMRKNLTKEAVRDHQMATTGGTQTDLFTCGKCKGKCCTYTQVQTRSADEPMTTFVFCNQCGNRWKFC; from the exons ATGGgcaaaaaggaggaagaggagatcaTCAGAATCGCGAAGAAGATGGATAAAATGGCGCAGAAGAAAAACGGG GCTGGGGCTTTAGACCTACTAAAGGAGCTGCGCAGCGTCCCCATGACTCTGGAGCTGCTTCAG TCTACAAGAATTGGGATGTCCGTTAATGCCATCCGTAAGCAGAGCACAGATGAGGAGGTGACATCCCTCGCCAAGTCCTTGATCAAATCATGGAAGAAGCTTTTgg ATGAGCCTGGAGGTGGAGATAAATCTTCAgatgagaagaggaaagagcaAACGACACCTGTTTCTCCATCACAGGGAAGCCCAGAGCCAAAAGAAGAAAG CTCCAGCAGTAACTCCAGCAGCAAAAGCGAGCCCACTGAAGTTGCACCCAACACGTTAATCAACACCTTCCCTCGTGCACCCAGCACCTCTGACTCTATTAGGCTCAAGTGCCGAGAGATGCTGGCCAATGCATTGCAGACTGGAG ATGATTATATTGCTATTGGTGCTGATTGTGACGAGCTTGGAGCACAGATTGAGGAAT GCATCTTCCAAGAGTTTAAGAACACAGACATGAAATACAAAAACCGCGTGCGGAGCCGAATCTCAAATCTGAAGGATATGAAAAACCCTAATTTAAGGAGGACAGTGCTATGCGGGAGTGTAACCCCTGAGCGCATGGCTAAGATGACTGCAgag GAAATGGCTAGTGATGAGCTAAAGGAAATGAGGAAAAATTTGACCAAAGAGGCTGTCAGGGACCACCAGATGGCCACCACTGGAGGCACGCAGACTGATCTATTCACCTGTGGCAAGTGCAAGGGGAAGTGCTGCACCTACACACAG GTTCAAACTCGCAGTGCTGATGAGCCAATGACCACGTTTGTCTTCTGCAATCAATGCGGAAATAGATGGAAG
- the tcea1 gene encoding transcription elongation factor A protein 1 isoform X1, with amino-acid sequence MGKKEEEEIIRIAKKMDKMAQKKNGAGALDLLKELRSVPMTLELLQSTRIGMSVNAIRKQSTDEEVTSLAKSLIKSWKKLLDEPGGGDKSSDEKRKEQTTPVSPSQGSPEPKEESSSSSNSSSKSEPTEVAPNTLINTFPRAPSTSDSIRLKCREMLANALQTGDDYIAIGADCDELGAQIEECIFQEFKNTDMKYKNRVRSRISNLKDMKNPNLRRTVLCGSVTPERMAKMTAEEMASDELKEMRKNLTKEAVRDHQMATTGGTQTDLFTCGKCKGKCCTYTQVQTRSADEPMTTFVFCNQCGNRWKFC; translated from the exons ATGGgcaaaaaggaggaagaggagatcaTCAGAATCGCGAAGAAGATGGATAAAATGGCGCAGAAGAAAAACGGG GCTGGGGCTTTAGACCTACTAAAGGAGCTGCGCAGCGTCCCCATGACTCTGGAGCTGCTTCAG TCTACAAGAATTGGGATGTCCGTTAATGCCATCCGTAAGCAGAGCACAGATGAGGAGGTGACATCCCTCGCCAAGTCCTTGATCAAATCATGGAAGAAGCTTTTgg ATGAGCCTGGAGGTGGAGATAAATCTTCAgatgagaagaggaaagagcaAACGACACCTGTTTCTCCATCACAGGGAAGCCCAGAGCCAAAAGAAGAAAG TAGCTCCAGCAGTAACTCCAGCAGCAAAAGCGAGCCCACTGAAGTTGCACCCAACACGTTAATCAACACCTTCCCTCGTGCACCCAGCACCTCTGACTCTATTAGGCTCAAGTGCCGAGAGATGCTGGCCAATGCATTGCAGACTGGAG ATGATTATATTGCTATTGGTGCTGATTGTGACGAGCTTGGAGCACAGATTGAGGAAT GCATCTTCCAAGAGTTTAAGAACACAGACATGAAATACAAAAACCGCGTGCGGAGCCGAATCTCAAATCTGAAGGATATGAAAAACCCTAATTTAAGGAGGACAGTGCTATGCGGGAGTGTAACCCCTGAGCGCATGGCTAAGATGACTGCAgag GAAATGGCTAGTGATGAGCTAAAGGAAATGAGGAAAAATTTGACCAAAGAGGCTGTCAGGGACCACCAGATGGCCACCACTGGAGGCACGCAGACTGATCTATTCACCTGTGGCAAGTGCAAGGGGAAGTGCTGCACCTACACACAG GTTCAAACTCGCAGTGCTGATGAGCCAATGACCACGTTTGTCTTCTGCAATCAATGCGGAAATAGATGGAAG